A genome region from Eschrichtius robustus isolate mEscRob2 chromosome 4, mEscRob2.pri, whole genome shotgun sequence includes the following:
- the LOC137763971 gene encoding LOW QUALITY PROTEIN: small ribosomal subunit protein uS9-like (The sequence of the model RefSeq protein was modified relative to this genomic sequence to represent the inferred CDS: substituted 1 base at 1 genomic stop codon), with translation MPSKGPLQSVQVFGRKKTATAVAHCKRGNGLIKVNGRPLEMIEPRTLXYKLLEPVLLLGKERFAGVDIRVRVKGGGHVAQIYAIRQSISKALVAYYQKYVDEASKKEIKDILIQYDRTLLVADPRRCESKKFGGPGARARYQKSYR, from the coding sequence ATGCCGTCCAAGGGTCCTCTGCAGTCGGTGCAGGTCTTCGGACGCAAGAAGACGGCCACGGCCGTGGCGCACTGCAAACGAGGTAACGGCCTCATCAAGGTGAACGGGCGACCCCTGGAGATGATCGAACCTCGCACACTGTAGTACAAGCTACTGGAACCTgttctgcttctgggcaaggagcGATTTGCTGGTGTGGACATCCGTGTCCGAGTGAAGGGTGGTGGTCACGTAGCTCAGATTTACGCAATCCGCCAGTCCATCTCCAAAGCCTTGGTGGCCTATTACCAGAAATACGTGGATGAGGCTTCCAAGAAGGAGATCAAAGACATCCTCATCCAGTATGACCGGACCCTGCTGGTAGCTGATCCCCGTCGCTGCGAATCCAAAAAGTTTGGAGGTCCTGGTGCCCGTGCTCGCTACCAGAAATCCTACCGATAA